Proteins encoded together in one Planctomyces sp. SH-PL14 window:
- a CDS encoding DUF3467 domain-containing protein has translation MADPKKTPSPLPADAPAENTIRIDVDDSDVAALYANWCRVSITPEEVILDLAMNPNPLAQIQKFKVSQRVILNFFWAKRLAALLTETVQRHEKAFGKVETDFRKRLTGTDGPAKS, from the coding sequence ATGGCGGACCCGAAAAAGACTCCTTCCCCTCTCCCGGCCGACGCCCCTGCGGAAAACACGATCCGCATCGATGTGGACGATTCGGATGTGGCGGCGCTCTACGCCAACTGGTGCCGGGTCTCGATCACGCCGGAGGAAGTCATCCTGGATCTGGCCATGAACCCCAATCCATTGGCCCAGATCCAGAAGTTCAAGGTCTCGCAGCGGGTGATCCTCAACTTCTTCTGGGCCAAGCGGCTGGCCGCCCTGCTGACCGAGACGGTCCAGCGGCACGAGAAGGCGTTCGGCAAGGTCGAGACCGACTTCCGCAAGCGCCTGACCGGGACCGACGGACCGGCCAAGTCCTGA
- a CDS encoding formyltransferase family protein, with protein MRTLLICHHDVPLIREGLPLWLNSFSDLAGVIVLRDNRTQVQKRARRQLEREGALRFTDLLLMRLWYRLRWAGRDTRWQAARLQELRTQYAAPTPPVPLLETSQPNGGAAEQFIAQARPDVILACCKHILKPRIFEQARTGTFVMHPGIVPEYRNAHGCFWALVHGDLGRVGMSLLKIDAGIDTGPVYGYFTTPVNEWTESHIGIQRRMTFENLPAIAERLVEIHNGTARPIPTAGRPSAEWGQPTLSAYLRWKWDALRRGRREAGGTVNLPQNVQTGFEFPAVR; from the coding sequence ATGCGCACACTTCTGATCTGCCACCACGACGTCCCCCTGATCCGCGAGGGGCTGCCGCTGTGGCTGAACTCGTTCTCGGACCTGGCCGGAGTGATCGTCCTCCGGGACAACCGGACGCAGGTGCAGAAGCGAGCCCGGCGGCAGCTGGAACGCGAAGGAGCGCTGCGGTTCACGGACCTCCTCCTGATGCGGCTCTGGTACCGTCTCCGCTGGGCCGGTCGGGACACCCGCTGGCAGGCGGCGCGGCTCCAGGAGCTCAGGACGCAGTACGCCGCCCCCACGCCCCCCGTCCCCCTGCTGGAAACATCGCAGCCCAACGGGGGGGCCGCCGAACAGTTCATCGCCCAGGCCCGGCCGGACGTGATCCTGGCGTGCTGCAAGCACATCCTCAAACCGCGGATCTTCGAGCAGGCCCGGACCGGGACCTTCGTCATGCATCCCGGCATCGTTCCCGAGTACCGGAACGCTCACGGGTGTTTCTGGGCCCTGGTCCACGGCGACCTGGGCCGCGTCGGGATGTCGCTCCTCAAGATCGACGCGGGGATCGACACCGGCCCCGTGTACGGCTACTTCACGACCCCGGTCAACGAATGGACCGAGTCGCACATCGGCATCCAGCGGCGGATGACCTTTGAGAACCTGCCGGCCATTGCCGAGCGTCTCGTCGAGATCCACAACGGCACGGCGCGACCGATCCCGACCGCGGGCCGCCCGTCGGCCGAATGGGGACAGCCGACTCTTTCGGCCTATCTGCGGTGGAAGTGGGACGCCCTGAGGCGGGGACGCCGCGAGGCGGGCGGGACGGTGAATCTTCCGCAGAACGTGCAAACCGGGTTTGAGTTCCCAGCCGTTCGCTGA
- a CDS encoding RNA polymerase sigma factor, with protein MDQSPDVDIRSLVASHYAAVYRYACRLTGNAADAEDVTQQTFLRAQRALSQLRDAERADRWLLRIARNEFLRVPRRPLARMEVDLPAPSVGAKEDAEEVAEALRELAEEFRVPLLLFYFEELSYREIAEELGIPLGTVMSRLSRGRDYLRERLTPEPAPDGSVPPAVRFPPRR; from the coding sequence ATGGATCAGTCTCCGGACGTCGACATTCGCAGTCTGGTGGCCAGCCACTATGCGGCGGTCTATCGGTACGCCTGTCGACTGACCGGAAACGCGGCGGATGCCGAAGACGTCACTCAGCAGACCTTCCTGCGGGCGCAGCGAGCGCTGTCGCAGTTGCGGGACGCGGAGCGGGCGGACCGGTGGCTCCTGCGGATCGCCCGCAATGAGTTCCTGCGCGTCCCCCGGCGTCCGCTGGCCCGCATGGAGGTTGACCTCCCCGCGCCGAGCGTCGGAGCGAAGGAGGATGCCGAGGAGGTTGCCGAGGCCCTGCGGGAGCTAGCTGAGGAGTTCCGGGTCCCCCTGCTGCTCTTCTACTTCGAAGAGTTGAGCTACCGGGAGATCGCCGAGGAGCTCGGCATCCCGCTCGGAACGGTGATGAGCCGACTGTCGCGGGGGCGGGATTACCTCCGGGAACGGCTCACTCCGGAGCCCGCGCCCGACGGGTCGGTCCCCCCGGCCGTCCGGTTTCCTCCCCGCCGTTGA
- a CDS encoding branched-chain amino acid aminotransferase, with amino-acid sequence MTRLLNALVRDEAGFIVSAELVLVASIAVLGLVVGLSEVSLNVNNELEDVGSAFASIDQGYCVEGLSGHKGKSKGSHFQDCQDFCAGQYDVQ; translated from the coding sequence ATGACTCGCCTCCTCAACGCTCTTGTTCGCGACGAAGCCGGTTTCATCGTTTCGGCTGAACTGGTCCTGGTCGCCTCGATCGCCGTCCTCGGACTGGTGGTCGGCCTGAGCGAAGTCTCCCTCAACGTGAACAACGAACTCGAAGACGTCGGTTCGGCCTTCGCCTCGATCGATCAGGGCTACTGCGTCGAAGGGCTGAGCGGCCACAAGGGGAAGAGCAAGGGAAGCCACTTTCAGGATTGCCAGGACTTCTGTGCCGGCCAGTACGACGTTCAGTAA
- the moaC gene encoding cyclic pyranopterin monophosphate synthase MoaC — protein MSDLTHFDDTGASRMVDVSGKPVTERLARAEGFVEMRPETLARILNREFAKGDVLEVARLAGIMATKRTADLIPLCHSLGLDAASVDLRPGSDRTLRIESTVRVQGRTGVEMEALTAVSVAALTVYDMCKSIDRGMVITGIRLLEKQGGRSGTWTVAESGDSGASRPD, from the coding sequence ATGTCCGACCTGACGCACTTCGACGACACGGGGGCCAGCCGCATGGTGGACGTCAGCGGCAAGCCGGTCACGGAGCGCCTGGCGCGGGCCGAAGGCTTTGTCGAGATGCGTCCCGAAACGCTGGCCCGGATCCTGAACCGGGAGTTCGCTAAGGGGGACGTCCTGGAAGTCGCCCGGCTGGCCGGGATCATGGCGACGAAGCGGACCGCCGATCTGATCCCGCTCTGTCATTCCCTCGGCCTCGACGCCGCGAGCGTCGACTTGCGTCCCGGCAGCGACCGGACGCTGCGGATCGAGAGCACCGTGCGGGTGCAGGGGCGGACCGGCGTCGAGATGGAAGCCCTGACGGCGGTCAGCGTCGCGGCCCTGACGGTCTACGACATGTGCAAAAGCATCGACCGGGGGATGGTCATCACCGGGATCCGGCTCCTCGAGAAGCAGGGGGGGCGGTCGGGAACGTGGACCGTCGCCGAGAGTGGGGATTCCGGCGCCAGCCGGCCGGACTGA